A genome region from Nocardia sp. NBC_00565 includes the following:
- a CDS encoding SDR family NAD(P)-dependent oxidoreductase, which produces MSRGDRRVCLLTGAGGTLGDAFCRGLYTQYDIVAVHRNRIPAAPSQHEWFIDPFEPETPVPENASRIFMIRADLTEAGAVERVVELALARFGRVDLLVNNAGHSRWQPRGIVDGDAALDEFEPHFAVNVGVPLRLSARLAQRGWLHTADENREHNRNIVNVSSIAGSRVYPGGQAVYAASKAALDQLTRHLAVEFAEFGVRANAIAPNSFPALVPTEQVVRAIVELDQGKMTGEVFSVGVDAEDMAGGQHALGAHAH; this is translated from the coding sequence TTGTCCCGTGGTGACCGCCGCGTCTGCCTATTGACCGGTGCCGGCGGCACCTTGGGCGATGCCTTCTGCCGTGGCCTGTACACGCAGTACGACATCGTCGCGGTGCACCGCAATCGCATCCCGGCCGCACCCTCGCAGCACGAATGGTTCATCGATCCGTTCGAGCCGGAAACGCCGGTGCCGGAGAATGCTTCGCGCATCTTCATGATCCGCGCCGACCTCACCGAAGCGGGCGCGGTCGAGCGAGTGGTCGAGCTGGCGCTGGCCCGGTTCGGCCGCGTGGATCTGCTGGTCAACAATGCGGGCCACAGCCGGTGGCAGCCACGCGGCATCGTCGACGGCGATGCGGCACTGGACGAGTTCGAACCGCACTTCGCGGTCAATGTCGGTGTGCCGCTGCGCTTATCGGCGCGACTGGCGCAGCGCGGCTGGCTGCACACCGCGGACGAGAACCGGGAGCACAACCGCAATATCGTCAATGTCTCCAGCATCGCGGGATCGCGGGTGTATCCCGGCGGGCAGGCGGTCTACGCCGCGTCCAAGGCCGCGCTCGACCAGTTGACCCGGCACCTCGCAGTCGAGTTCGCGGAGTTCGGGGTGCGGGCCAATGCCATCGCGCCCAACAGCTTTCCCGCGCTGGTGCCCACCGAGCAGGTGGTTCGGGCGATCGTCGAACTCGATCAGGGGAAGATGACCGGCGAGGTGTTCAGCGTCGGAGTCGATGCCGAGGACATGGCCGGTGGGCAGCACGCACTCGGTGCGCACGCCCACTGA
- a CDS encoding 2OG-Fe(II) oxygenase family protein, with translation MTGPAGANAPALPQWFAELFAHRRWIRRAGPFPHVYARDVFVPEFYRRLADELVRVRREQSFGPVTDNYGAIGAPLSGMRDGPLALFLSREWHDLIARVAGVSATGDVEGGIHNHPPNSPPGGPHNDLGPAWFPGPVPGPGEIRTADPAVDIKTGAREPGVVARENVRAVAVLFYLGNPGWQPGDGGETALFEHVGAGNPVASLLVPPLDNSLVLFECTPRSWHMFAGNNAAARNTVIMWLHRPREYVVQRWGGDSIVPW, from the coding sequence GTGACAGGGCCAGCAGGTGCCAACGCGCCCGCGTTACCCCAGTGGTTCGCGGAGCTTTTCGCCCATCGGCGCTGGATTCGCCGGGCCGGACCGTTTCCGCACGTATACGCCAGGGATGTGTTCGTGCCCGAGTTCTATCGGCGGTTGGCCGATGAACTGGTGCGGGTGCGCCGGGAACAGTCGTTCGGGCCGGTCACGGACAACTACGGCGCGATCGGGGCGCCGCTGTCCGGGATGCGGGACGGGCCGCTCGCGCTGTTCCTGTCCCGGGAGTGGCACGACCTGATCGCCCGGGTCGCCGGGGTGAGCGCGACCGGCGACGTCGAGGGCGGTATCCACAATCACCCGCCCAACAGTCCGCCCGGTGGACCACACAATGATCTCGGCCCGGCCTGGTTCCCGGGGCCGGTCCCCGGTCCCGGTGAGATCCGGACGGCGGATCCCGCGGTGGATATCAAGACCGGCGCGCGCGAGCCCGGTGTGGTGGCACGGGAGAACGTGCGCGCGGTGGCCGTGCTGTTCTATCTGGGCAATCCGGGCTGGCAGCCGGGCGACGGCGGCGAGACCGCATTGTTCGAGCATGTCGGCGCCGGGAATCCGGTTGCGTCCCTGCTGGTTCCGCCGCTGGACAATTCGCTGGTGCTGTTCGAGTGCACGCCGCGCTCGTGGCATATGTTCGCCGGAAACAATGCGGCCGCGCGCAATACCGTGATCATGTGGCTGCATCGGCCGAGGGAGTATGTGGTCCAGCGTTGGGGAGGAGATAGCATTGTCCCGTGGTGA
- a CDS encoding winged helix-turn-helix domain-containing protein: MGSQTVVADVADELARRVAAGEYQPGDLMPSVRQVAEEFEMNRATAQLTLGRLESYGFVEARRGKGFTIRDVREAGGIDVYRHLFRFSIPMPDIAIEMFHDVVEVERGIVMEALLAYTSGEQDIDPAVLKADIDELESLARLEVPDHRQILAIEVGLVRRLLTSLGLSMQRAVLNSIGEMVLEVPEAIEAYFAGAADLHVLVWRALVAVWDSGSGPSDAQLALFEDLFGMYHEKVIARFEELLGVSEEHERDAHAATA, translated from the coding sequence ATGGGATCCCAAACGGTAGTCGCCGACGTTGCCGACGAACTGGCACGCCGGGTTGCCGCAGGGGAATATCAGCCGGGGGATCTAATGCCCTCGGTGCGGCAGGTGGCCGAAGAATTCGAGATGAACCGCGCGACCGCGCAGCTCACCCTCGGTCGGCTGGAGTCCTATGGATTCGTCGAAGCGCGCCGGGGCAAGGGGTTCACCATCCGCGATGTCCGTGAGGCGGGCGGCATCGACGTGTATCGGCACCTGTTCCGGTTCTCCATCCCGATGCCGGATATCGCCATCGAAATGTTCCACGATGTGGTCGAGGTCGAGCGCGGCATCGTCATGGAGGCGCTGCTCGCCTACACCAGCGGCGAACAGGACATCGACCCGGCCGTATTGAAGGCCGATATCGATGAACTGGAATCGCTTGCCCGCCTGGAAGTTCCGGACCATCGCCAGATCCTCGCCATCGAGGTCGGCTTGGTCCGCAGGCTGCTCACCTCGCTCGGGCTGAGTATGCAGCGGGCGGTTCTGAACTCGATCGGCGAGATGGTGCTCGAGGTGCCGGAGGCGATCGAGGCCTACTTCGCGGGTGCTGCCGATCTGCACGTGCTGGTCTGGCGGGCGCTGGTCGCGGTGTGGGATTCCGGTTCCGGCCCGTCCGATGCGCAATTGGCGCTGTTCGAGGACCTGTTCGGGATGTATCACGAAAAGGTGATCGCCCGGTTCGAGGAGCTGCTCGGGGTGTCCGAAGAGCACGAGCGCGACGCGCACGCGGCGACCGCCTGA
- a CDS encoding DoxX family protein: protein MNLALWICAGLLATVALFGGITKTFVPKRKLAEAPGGAWTGEASVGFVKTLGVLEILAAAGLILPAVTDIAPVMVPVTAICWILLMIGAMITHLRHGERLTVAVNLVYLALAVFVAWGRLGPESFIG, encoded by the coding sequence ATGAACCTCGCCCTGTGGATCTGTGCCGGACTGCTGGCTACCGTCGCCCTGTTCGGCGGCATCACCAAGACGTTTGTGCCCAAGCGGAAATTGGCCGAGGCCCCCGGCGGGGCATGGACCGGCGAAGCCAGCGTCGGCTTCGTCAAGACCCTCGGTGTCCTCGAGATCCTGGCCGCGGCCGGCCTGATCCTGCCCGCCGTGACCGACATCGCACCGGTCATGGTGCCGGTGACGGCCATCTGCTGGATCTTGCTGATGATCGGCGCGATGATCACCCACCTCCGCCACGGCGAACGCCTGACGGTAGCGGTGAATCTGGTCTATCTCGCCCTGGCCGTCTTCGTTGCGTGGGGCCGCCTCGGCCCCGAGTCCTTCATCGGCTGA
- a CDS encoding oxidoreductase yields the protein MTSIPLLPRRWTVENIPDLSGRTAVVTGANSGLGLRTAQALAGKGARVVLACRNQLKAAAALESVAAAATGPKPALLSLDLADLASIRQAAEQLDATVDRLDLLVNNAGVMAVPRSRTADGFDAQFGTNHLGHFAFTGSVLPALLRAPQPRVVTVSSVAAWGGMINWPDPNWRRFYLRWFAYSQSKLANLLFTAELDRRARKAGATLRALAAHPGVSATHLYDRNGEKGVAGLLAAVPQALLYAMAQSDQMGALPQLYAATMPNLPGNGYVGPGFEFAGYPRRALRNPLAHSRLNARWLWRLSERLTDVHFDWTAVPRG from the coding sequence ATGACGTCGATTCCACTACTCCCCCGTCGTTGGACAGTCGAGAACATTCCCGATCTATCGGGTCGTACGGCCGTCGTCACCGGCGCGAACAGCGGCCTCGGTCTGCGGACCGCGCAAGCATTGGCGGGCAAAGGCGCTCGGGTGGTGCTGGCCTGCCGAAACCAGCTCAAGGCCGCCGCCGCCCTGGAGTCCGTGGCCGCAGCGGCGACCGGTCCGAAGCCGGCGCTGCTGTCCTTGGATCTGGCCGATCTGGCTTCGATCCGGCAGGCCGCCGAACAACTCGACGCGACCGTGGACCGGCTCGATCTGCTGGTGAACAACGCGGGTGTGATGGCGGTGCCGCGCTCCCGTACCGCGGACGGTTTCGACGCGCAGTTCGGCACGAATCACCTGGGCCACTTCGCTTTTACGGGTTCGGTGCTGCCCGCGCTACTGCGCGCGCCGCAGCCGAGGGTGGTGACCGTATCCTCGGTCGCCGCGTGGGGCGGCATGATCAATTGGCCCGACCCGAACTGGCGACGTTTCTACCTGCGCTGGTTCGCATACAGCCAGTCCAAACTGGCGAACCTGCTGTTCACGGCCGAGCTGGACCGACGGGCGAGGAAGGCGGGCGCCACCTTGCGCGCCCTCGCCGCGCATCCGGGGGTGTCGGCGACGCATCTCTACGACCGCAATGGTGAGAAGGGTGTGGCGGGCCTGCTGGCGGCTGTCCCGCAGGCGCTGCTCTACGCGATGGCGCAGTCGGACCAGATGGGCGCTCTGCCGCAGCTTTACGCCGCCACCATGCCGAATCTACCCGGAAACGGTTATGTCGGACCGGGATTCGAATTCGCGGGCTATCCGCGGCGCGCCCTGCGCAATCCACTCGCGCACAGCAGGCTGAACGCGCGCTGGTTGTGGCGGCTCAGTGAACGGCTCACCGACGTGCACTTCGACTGGACTGCCGTGCCGAGGGGCTAG